One segment of Gadus chalcogrammus isolate NIFS_2021 chromosome 8, NIFS_Gcha_1.0, whole genome shotgun sequence DNA contains the following:
- the LOC130387125 gene encoding uncharacterized protein LOC130387125, with protein sequence MAVDSDTTVVLAALGRPFSLGMLYDCRNDSLIPALTLWDREALEKEADERPQPNSDFAIVASDSIEDKSTALNVEASLKASFLSGLVEIEGSAKFLSDSKISRNQARVTLKYKTTTKFKELSMNHIGRGNIKHPYVFESGQATHVVTGILYGAQAFFVFDREVSEKEDRQVIEGNLKVLIKKIPALTIDGQGSLNMADTDIANVEKFSCKFHGDFNLEKHPVSFKEAIEVYQSLPKLMGTNGANAVPQKVWLMPLKALDSAAAQLVRQISERLIRDAQNVLEDLSELERRSNDAERCTTAQQFPQINKKLKAFKELVSQHKLEFQNHMARKLPLIRGGGEEESVLAKILKKVHSSPFKSGELNEWMECKETEIKIISSLIDKMPNMTIVTNRNTLHHEIHSEDVRHTVCFVFTSLETPEPFLSALSNYLDETQPDDVPCANDLENKQWFFSNVTYEKIKLFKDFAVANKENNSVRFLTAAIRDDEKKGATLHLYKDGSLVNNNFEPPSKPEMITGDVTHNSVTLNISPPRFGLTTVTHYTVEFCVDGDDIWHQQMESKAGDVTVSGLKINEEYKFRCRAKCAVGLGPACDDNALIKTLPTSPPEKLQVERYPTELSVSWEKPSDLGCGVDIEHYILEYAEASPEFKPEECIWSKLTFKANESQQVTAISMLKPSTRYTLQVRCDCGVAGLGKEKSVVVCTEKPPEAVKKEGRKITGPPDSLDVHTLPLKAQPINVEGCERFIFGKDSGNKNRTIMVLGATGAGKSTLVNRMINYILGVKWDDTFRFKLADEGAAKSQAHSQTSEVTVYKLNHREGFQIDYSLTIVDTPGFGDTGGIEKDRMIRSLQRIFSAEHGVSEIDAICFVAQASLAWLTPLQKYIFESVLSIFGKDVAENIRILVTFADGTKPTVLDAINESAVPCPKEKDGLPIHFKFNNSLFADNKVLGANNKSEDNDDDDDDEDGDGFHKKNWDMGTNSMKRFFSALNFIETKSLTLTKEVLRKRVELENLQIKVKLGLAKLVAIKQESEILQTHEAAITANEEFEYEVIFMKPVQADISKTGKYITNCQQCEKTCHFPCSIPNDADKSRCRVMGPDGNCTQCENKCHWMLHFNQKYHWDYEQVTEKRTYKDLKEKYEKASEKAMSVVDVIKKMELEYDLLQEEVVRLKECSAECLNTLKEIALKPNPLSTPEYIDLMIEGEKSEAKPGYLERIEKLQHMREKAGKEIIMNNTFYFCRLYPRSPYIE encoded by the coding sequence CTCTGACACTTTGGGACCGGGAAGCCTTAGAGAAAGAAGCAGACGAAAGACCCCAACCCAACAGTGACTTTGCCATAGTTGCATCTGACTCCATCGAAGACAAATCAACTGCATTGAATGTTGAAGCTTCACTCAAAGCCAGTTTTCTGTCTGGACTGGTTGAGATAGAAGGCTCTGCTAAATTCCTCTCAGATTCTAAGATTTCCAGAAATCAGGCTAGAGTGACACTAAAATACAAAACGACCACCAAGTTCAAAGAGCTGTCAATGAATCACATTGGCAGAGGTAATATAAAGCATCCATATGTGTTTGAGTCAGGACAAGCAACACACGTAGTGACAGGAATCCTATATGGGGCACAAGCCTTCTTTGTGTTTGACCGTGAGGTGTCAGAAAAGGAAGATAGGCAAGTCATCGAGGGCAATCTAAAGGTGCTGATCAAGAAGATACCCGCCTTGACGATAGACGGTCAAGGTTCTCTGAACATGGCAGACACGGACATTGCAAATGTTGAGAAGTTCTCCTGCAAGTTCCATGGGGACTTCAACCTTGAAAAACACCCTGTGTCTTTTAAGGAGGCAATAGAAGTCTATCAAAGCCTACCTAAGCTAATGGGAACCAACGGAGCGAATGCTGTGCCTCAGAAGGTCTGGTTAATGCCACTGAAGGCTCTAGATTCTGCTGCTGCTCAACTGGTTCGACAGATAAGTGAACGATTAATCAGGGATGCTCAGAATGTCCTGGAGGACCTCAGTGAGCTGGAAAGGAGAAGCAACGATGCAGAACGATGCACAACAGCCCAGCAATTCCCACAGATTAACAAAAAGTTAAAGGCTTTCAAAGAGCTGGTTTCTCAGCACAAACTGGAATTCCAGAATCATATGGCAAGGAAACTCCCATtgatcagaggaggaggagaggaggaaagtgttCTCGCAAAGATCCTGAAAAAagtacattcctctcccttcaaaAGTGGTGAACTGAATGAGTGGATGGAATGCAAAGAGACAGAAATCAAAATCATCAGCTCTCTGATTGACAAAATGCCCAACATGACGATTGTCACTAATCGAAACACTCTGCACCATGAGATCCACAGTGAAGATGTCAGACATACAGTGTGCTTCGTCTTTACCTCCCTGGAAACCCCAGAGCCATTCCTTTCAGCTCTGTCAAACTACTTGGATGAAACCCAACCAGACGATGTGCCATGTGCTAATGATTTGGAAAATAAACAATGGTTCTTCTCCAATGTAACTTACGAGAAAATAAAGCTCTTCAAAGATTTTGCCGTGGCCAACAAGGAGAACAACAGCGTCAGGTTTCTAACAGCTGCAATAAGAGATGATGAGAAGAAAGGTGCAACTCTCCACCTCTACAAGGATGGATCCTTAGTCAACAACAACTTTGAACCACCTTCGAAGCCAGAGATGATCACAGGTGACGTAACCCATAACAGTGTAACACTGAATATTTCCCCACCTCGATTTGGGTTAACAACTGTCACCCACTACACTGTTGAGTTCTGTGTCGATGGAGATGATATTTGGCATCAACAAATGGAGAGCAAGGCTGGAGATGTCACAGTGTCCGGCTTGAAGATTAATGAAGAGTATAAGTTCAGGTGTAGAGCCAAGTGTGCAGTCGGCCTTGGCCCGGCCTGTGACGATAACGCTTTAATTAAAACCTTACCTACCAGTCCTCCAGAAAAACTACAAGTGGAACGTTATCCTACAGAGTTATCAGTCAGCTGGGAGAAACCATCTGACCTTGGATGTGGAGTGGATATTGAGCATTACATCTTAGAATATGCTGAAGCATCTCCAGAATTTAAACCTGAAGAGTGTATATGGAGCAAACTAACATTCAAAGCCAACGAGTCACAACAAGTCACAGCTATTTCTATGCTGAAGCCTTCAACACGATACACTCTCCAAGTCAGATGTGACTGTGGAGTTGCTGGCCTCGGCAAAGAGAAATCTGTAGTTGTGTGCACAGAAAAGCCACCTGAGGCTGTTAAGAAAGAAGGCAGGAAGATTACAGGACCCCCAGATTCTCTGGACGTTCATACTCTTCCTCTGAAAGCCCAGCCCATAAATGTAGAGGGGTGTGAGCGCTTCATATTTGGAAAAGACTCTGGGAACAAGAACCGCACCATCATGGTTCTAGGAGCCACTGGGGCGGGGAAGTCCACCCTGGTCAACAGGATGATCAACTACATCCTGGGGGTCAAATGGGACGACACCTTTAGATTCAAGTTGGCAGATGAAGGCGCGGCCAAGTCTCAGGCTCACAGCCAGACCTCTGAAGTCACCGTGTACAAGCTCAACCACCGAGAGGGCTTCCAGATCGACTACTCCCTGACTATTGTGGACACACCGGGTTTCGGAGACACAGGAGGCATAGAGAAAGACAGGATGATTAGAAGTCTACAAAGGATTTTCTCAGCTGAACATGGAGTCAGCGAGATTGATGCCATCTGCTTCGTGGCCCAAGCGTCTCTAGCTTGGCTTACACCATTACAGAAATACATCTTTGAATCAGTGCTCTCCATATTTGGCAAAGATGTGGCAGAGAACATCCGGATTTTGGTGACATTTGCAGATGGCACAAAACCTACGGTTCTCGACGCAATCAATGAGTCTGCGGTCCCCTGTCCAAAAGAGAAAGATGGTTTACCAATTCACTTCAAATTCAATAACTCCTTGTTTGCTGACAACAAGGTACTTGGTGCGAACAACAAAAGTGAAGacaatgacgatgatgatgacgatgaagacGGGGACggatttcataaaaaaaattgggaCATGGGAACCAACAGCATGAAAAGATTCTTTTCTGCTCTGAATTTCATTGAGACCAAGAGCTTGACCTTAACCAAGGAGGTGCTCAGAAAGAGAGTTGAGCTGGAGAATCTCCAGATTAAGGTGAAATTGGGCTTAGCTAAACTTGTGGCGATTAAGCAAGAATCTGAAATTCTCCAAACACACGAGGCAGCGATCACAGCCAATGAGGAATTTGAGTATGAGGTCATCTTCATGAAACCTGTTCAAGCTGACATTTCCAAAACAGGGAAATACATCACCAACTGTCAGCAATGTGAAAAGACCTGCCACTTTCCCTGCTCCATACCAAACGATGCTGACAAGAGTCGTTGTAGGGTCATGGGACCAGACGGCAACTGCACACAATGTGAGAACAAGTGCCATTGGATGTTGCATTTCAACCAAAAGTATCACTGGGACTACGAACAGGTGACGGAGAAACGGACCTACAAGGACCTGAAAGAAAAGTATGAAAAGGCCTCAGAGAAAGCAATGTCCGTTGTAGATGTCATCAAAAAGATGGAGCTGGAGTACGACCTCCTACAGGAGGAGGTGGTTAGGCTGAAGGAGTGCTCAGCCGAGTGTCTCAACACCCTGAAGGAGATCGCTCTGAAGCCCAATCCACTCTCAACACCTGAATACATTGACCTgatgatagagggagagaagtcagAAGCCAAGCCTGGCTACCTGGAGCGCATCGAGAAACTACAGCACATGAGGGAGAAGGCGGGGAAGGAAATTATaatgaataatacattttatttttgccgCCTTTACCCAAGGTCTCCTTACATAGAATAA